One Miscanthus floridulus cultivar M001 chromosome 11, ASM1932011v1, whole genome shotgun sequence DNA window includes the following coding sequences:
- the LOC136493934 gene encoding probable receptor-like serine/threonine-protein kinase At5g57670 — translation MNYLRSRSLKRLLSLGRRSNAEECAEECVDVVVDPPPNKPTWRCFSYEELDQATNGFHQDNMVGKGGYGEVYRGVLDDGRAVAVKRLAPTAAADEKKEKDFLTELGTVGHVRHPNVSALLGCCVDRGLHLVFDFSTRGSVSANLHDLKLPAMSWKQRHGIAVGTARGLRYLHKGCARRIIHRDIKASNILLTAGYEPQISDFGLARWLPSEWTHHAIAPIEGTFGCLAPEYFTHGIVDEKTDVFAFGVFLLELISGRKPVDGSHKSLIAWAKPYLSDGVVQGLVDPRLGDGYDAVQLRRLMFVASLCVRAAAVWRPTMTQVLELLESGEISQDQWQMPEKEEQDELWDFDDLDDFEDDDDESDSPSISSSACSIHPND, via the exons ATGAATTACCTCCGGAGCCGGAGCCTGAAGCGGCTCCTGTCCCTGGGCCGCCGGAGCAACGCCGAGGAGTGCGCCGAGGAGTGCGTCGACGTCGTCGTCGACCCGCCGCCCAACAAGCCCACCTGGAGGTGCTTCTCCTACGAGGAGCTCGACCAGGCCACCAATGGCTTCCACCAAG ACAACATGGTGGGCAAGGGCGGGTACGGCGAGGTCTACCGCGGGGTCCTGGACGACGGCCGCGCCGTCGCCGTGAAGCGCCTGGCGCCGACGGCCGCGGCGGacgagaagaaggagaaggacttCCTCACGGAGCTGGGCACGGTGGGCCACGTCCGTCACCCCAACGTGTCCGCGCTCCTGGGATGCTGCGTCGACCGCGGCCTCCACCTCGTCTTCGACTTCTCCACCCGCGGCTCCGTCTCCGCCAATCTCCACG ACCTGAAGCTGCCGGCCATGTCGTGGAAGCAGCGGCACGGGATCGCCGTCGGCACCGCGCGGGGGCTGCGCTACCTCCACAAGGGCTGCGCGCGCCGGATCATCCACCGCGACATCAAGGCGTCCAACATCCTCCTCACCGCCGGCTACGAGCCTCAGATTTCGGACTTCGGCCTCGCGCGGTGGCTGCCGTCGGAGTGGACGCACCACGCCATCGCGCCCATCGAGGGCACCTTCGG GTGCCTGGCGCCGGAGTACTTCACGCACGGCATCGTGGACGAGAAGACGGACGTGTTCGCCTTCGGCGTCTTCCTCCTCGAGCTCATCTCCGGCCGGAAGCCGGTGGACGGCTCACACAAGAGCCTTATCGCGTGG GCCAAGCCCTACCTGAGCGACGGCGTCGTGCAAGGGCTCGTGGACCCGCGGCTCGGCGACGGCTACGACGCCGTGCAGCTGAGGCGGCTTATGTTCGTCGCGTCCCTCTGCGTCAGGGCCGCCGCCGTGTGGCGCCCGACCATGACACAG GTGCTGGAGTTATTGGAGTCCGGCGAGATTTCTCAAGATCAATGGCAGATGCCCGAGAAGGAGGAGCAAGACGAGCTGTGGGACTTCGACGATCTCGACGACttcgaggatgacgacgatgaatCCGATTCCCCCTCGATCTCCTCGTCGGCGTGCAGCATCCACCCCAATGATTAG